The DNA window TGCAACACCTCGACCGCTGCCAGCTTACGCTGGGCTGCGCCGTTTCGATGGGCGAAATCAATCCGTTCGATCGGTCAATACGTATTGTCAGCGAATCAGGTCAGCCGATCTTCGTCAGCCACGAAGTCGCCCGGAATCTACTGGTGGAATAGTGGGTCTAAAGTTTAAAGTTCGAGGTTTAAGGTTATTGACAAGCCGCCAACTTTAAGCCTTAGACGTTAAACATTGAACTGAACAAATGAAACTCTTAGACTGGTATATTCTGAAACGCTTCCTGCAAACCTACATCTTCGTGGTGATGGTGATTGTACTGGTGGTGGTGATGATCGACTATACCGAGAAGGTGGATAACTTCCACAAAAACAACGTAACAGCGGCTGAGATTCTGGGTCAGTATTACCTGAATTTCATTCCTTACTGGGCCAACTACATCAGCCCGCTCATGGTGTTTATCGCGACGGTATTCCTGACGTCGCGGCTGGCGGCCCGCACCGAAATTATTGCTATGCTGAGCAGCGGCATCAGCTTCATTCGGCTGCTGTGGCCGTACTTGCTGGGGGCGTCGGTGCTGGCTGTGCTGACGTACTTTATGGTCAATTACATCATTCCGAAGGCCAACAAAACCCGGATTGCGTTTGAGATCAAGTACATCAACAACCCGTACACGTATTCGGGGCGAAACGTACATATTAAGATAGCGCCCAATACATACGCGTATCTGGAAAGCTACAACAACCTGAGCAACACGGGTTATAAGTTTACGCTGGAGCGGGTCGAGGGGAATCAGCTGAAGGCGAAGCTCTCGGCCGACCGTATCGAATGGGATACCAAGAAGAAGAAGTGGGGCATCTATGATTACACCGTCCGGTCGATCAACGGGCCGACGGAAACGCTGACCCCCGGCACCCGCATCGACACGACGCTGAACCTGAAACCCGACGATTTCAGCTCTGATTTCAACCTGTTTGAAACCCTGACGCTCCCCGAGTTAAACCACCACATCGAACTGCTACAAAGCCGGGGTGCCGATGGGGTCGAGACGTATCTGATTGAGAAATACAGCCGTGACACCCGTCCGTTCGCCATTATCATCCTGACGGTAATTGGCGTCATTATGTCGGCCCGGAAGAGTCGGCGGGGGGTAGGCTGGCAGGTGGCACTGGGCTTCTTTCTGGCCTTCACATACCTGCTGTTTTTCATGCTGGCCAAAGGGATCGCGCAGGAGGGCTTTCTCAACCCGATCATCGCGGTCTGGCTCCCAAACCTTATTTTTGCCGCCATCGGCCTGTTGCTCTACAACACTATTCCGAGGTAAACAATGATAGAATGAATGAGTGATAGACTGATTGAATAGAAAAGTGTCTGCGCCAGCCTATTCAATCAGTCTATCACTCGTTCATTCTATACTCCCACATTATGCCCCAGAAGCCTTCGCCTACTGATTATTTCCAGCTTCATTTCATTGTCCTGATCTGGGGGTTTACGGCTATCCTGGGTAAACTGCTGCAACCGCTTGACGCATCGGCGGTGGTACTGTTCCGGACGGGACTAGCGACGATTGGACTGCTGGCCGTGCTGCGGTTTCGGAAACAGTCGATGGACGTTTCGCCCGCAGATCGCTGGAAGCTGCTGGCCACCGGGGGCGTTATTGCCCTGCACTGGGTGCTGTTTTTTCTGGCGGCCCGGCTCGCCAACGTATCGGTTTGTCTGGCGGGTATGGCAACGAGTTCGCTGTGGGCCAGCGTGCTCGAACCGATTGTGTTACGTCGGCGCGTCCGGCTCATCGAAGTCATACTGGGGGGCGTCGTGATGTCGGGCCTGTACCTGATTTTTCGCTTCGAATTTGATAAAATGGCCGGGCTCGTGGTGGCGGTGCTATCGGCCATGTTATCGTCGCTATTTACCATTATCAACAGCCGTTTCGCGCAGCGCTACGAATCGCTGGTTATCTCGGCCTACGAGATGGCGGGGGCTACCGTCGGGGCGCTTGGGCTGTGGCTGGCTGTGCGTTACGTGGGTCCGGCAGGGGCTAATGCGACTGTGCAGTTTGTGCCCGAAACGGCTGCGCAATGGCTGTGGCTGGGTATCTTGTCGATGGTCTGTACGGTATACGCGTATTCGGTAGGGGTAGGGCTACTGCGTAAGTTTTCGCCGTATATGGCCATATTAACCGTAAATTTGGAGCCAGTGTACGGAATTTTGCTGGCTGTACTGATCTTTGGCGACACGGAACGTATGACGGCTGGCTTTTATCTGGGCACACTGGTTATCCTGCTGGCGGTACTTTCTTACCCGTTTCTGGATCGGCCGAAGGTCGAGCCGGCGTAGCGGTAGCAAGCTGTACGGCAGTCACTACACTGCATGAAACATCTTTTTTCTGATCGGTTGGTTGCCGTAGCAACCGGTCTGTTCGTTGTGCTGACCTACCTGCCCTTGGTGCTGCTGTCGGCGCACAACCACCCCTCGGCAGCTGATGACTACTGCTTCGCTGATACGGCGGTGCGGTACGGTTTCTGGGCCGCTCAGAAACTCTACTACAACGGCTGGACAGGCCGATATTTCTCCAATATGCTGGTGCACGGCAGCCCGTTGGTCTGGGGCTGGTACGACGGCTACCGGCTCATCCCGGCGCTGACCGTGACGGGGTTCCTGCTATCAGTCTACAGCTTTACCGACGAAGTTCTGCGCGATCGCCCACGCGCAACCCGACTGTCGGTTGCGGGCCTTCTCTTCTTCGCCTACATGGTGGCCCTGCCCAACACGGTAGAAGGCTTTTTCTGGGCTTCGTCGGTCGTTGCCTACACCATTCCGGCCGCGTTGACGCTCTACTGGCTGGCCATCGTGATGCGCTGGTATCGCCTTCCGGCCGGTTTGTACCGCAATCTGAACGCTTTTTGGGCGGGTGTGCTGGTTTTCTTTATCGTCGGGTCGGGCGAAACGATTCTGGTGTTGCTGGTCGGGATGATACTGGCCATGGCTGGGTATCGGCTCCTGTTTCAGCGTACGTTCGACGGTTTTCTGGCAATCATGCTGGTTGTGGCATTGGTATCGGCGGGGCTGGTATTCGGTGCGCCGGGCAATGCCATTCGGCTCGGCTCAAACCAGATACAGGGAAACATCGTCGTGTCGCTCGGACAAACGGTGGGTATTCTGGCGAAGGCGGTGCTGCTTTGGCTGGTACAAACGCCCGTGCTGCCGTTGTCGCTGCTGAGCTTGCCCCTGCTGGTTCGGCTCAACCGGTCGGATAGTTCTGTACGGTCTATTTTTCAGCTGCCCGC is part of the Spirosoma rhododendri genome and encodes:
- a CDS encoding DUF6056 family protein produces the protein MKHLFSDRLVAVATGLFVVLTYLPLVLLSAHNHPSAADDYCFADTAVRYGFWAAQKLYYNGWTGRYFSNMLVHGSPLVWGWYDGYRLIPALTVTGFLLSVYSFTDEVLRDRPRATRLSVAGLLFFAYMVALPNTVEGFFWASSVVAYTIPAALTLYWLAIVMRWYRLPAGLYRNLNAFWAGVLVFFIVGSGETILVLLVGMILAMAGYRLLFQRTFDGFLAIMLVVALVSAGLVFGAPGNAIRLGSNQIQGNIVVSLGQTVGILAKAVLLWLVQTPVLPLSLLSLPLLVRLNRSDSSVRSIFQLPALLLTLIWAGVLLVLTFPSVYGLGTAPGRVMNLTYLVFLFGWFLVLAAWVSYLMRSQGAVGRWLNAGAPLPTLAQGIAGLWLIGSIVVSPTLRLQYGDLVSGNAATYDQEMTQRHEQLQQSGDTLSLAPISVYPATLVVEDIKTDGQHWWNRCQAGYYHHKTVLLTGK
- a CDS encoding LptF/LptG family permease — encoded protein: MKLLDWYILKRFLQTYIFVVMVIVLVVVMIDYTEKVDNFHKNNVTAAEILGQYYLNFIPYWANYISPLMVFIATVFLTSRLAARTEIIAMLSSGISFIRLLWPYLLGASVLAVLTYFMVNYIIPKANKTRIAFEIKYINNPYTYSGRNVHIKIAPNTYAYLESYNNLSNTGYKFTLERVEGNQLKAKLSADRIEWDTKKKKWGIYDYTVRSINGPTETLTPGTRIDTTLNLKPDDFSSDFNLFETLTLPELNHHIELLQSRGADGVETYLIEKYSRDTRPFAIIILTVIGVIMSARKSRRGVGWQVALGFFLAFTYLLFFMLAKGIAQEGFLNPIIAVWLPNLIFAAIGLLLYNTIPR
- a CDS encoding DMT family transporter, with the translated sequence MPQKPSPTDYFQLHFIVLIWGFTAILGKLLQPLDASAVVLFRTGLATIGLLAVLRFRKQSMDVSPADRWKLLATGGVIALHWVLFFLAARLANVSVCLAGMATSSLWASVLEPIVLRRRVRLIEVILGGVVMSGLYLIFRFEFDKMAGLVVAVLSAMLSSLFTIINSRFAQRYESLVISAYEMAGATVGALGLWLAVRYVGPAGANATVQFVPETAAQWLWLGILSMVCTVYAYSVGVGLLRKFSPYMAILTVNLEPVYGILLAVLIFGDTERMTAGFYLGTLVILLAVLSYPFLDRPKVEPA